A region of Ornithodoros turicata isolate Travis chromosome 5, ASM3712646v1, whole genome shotgun sequence DNA encodes the following proteins:
- the LOC135394428 gene encoding uncharacterized protein LOC135394428 isoform X1, whose product MVTCHLCSQHERQYYATPLGLQIHLANVHNLQAPCIPFCETLCTLRNYTNRFELHLHDRDVSGHDVTTFFHEYRQYIADVLRHFGFPLRYFVLLKVELGRHTPDDELQLEISFVPSKVVTVWSEADVEPSITQVTAEIAQNLENLEVEGSGFFLFRIHACIMNIGRLMPQLIGCTQFELPQELKHKFRSLLCVDFGLHEDEQNMCFAFSVIAALHPATGYRRRRASSYRPYISEYVFPKTFPVAFPKEVEAFEKNNGISINVYAYEREDKSLYPIKVVDDEREKHVDLLLIDSHFLLITNFNGLFQPSGRFHCKRCMMGFSSDRILSDHLKMCLHQKVAKTIYPKKGETVAFAGEHLMSEVPFYCVYDFESVLSPCLEETNVYEDHCPSSFCLLVIRASDSHVLQKHLFRGPNCVTVFMELLRKLHDEILGWIHAFAPLEMTEENERQHTAATHCNICKESFAKRQKVRDHDHVSGEFRQTLCQTCNLKLRVPPKIPIIAHNANYDMSFLLSHLHLLKKSDINVIATSCQKFKAIDIGSYRFLDSLSFLNASLETLVKNLRDKGESNFQCLRQFFPNEEHFQLVVRKGVFCYNFVTSFEAYDEPSLPPRDKFFNILNGTEVSEQDYNHAQNVYEKFRLKSLGEYSDLYLLTDTLLLADVFQNFRKWTLDVHKIEPFHFVSLPGLSMSCALKMSQVELELINDPNAYLLIENGLRGGVTQCSLRKATANVPGTEQFDPEKEKKIINYIDVNGLYGAVMREPLPYGGFEWLTEEEIVNLDIAQIRDDSPVGYFLEVDLVYDRATHERHRDLPVAPEKMSVRYELLSDYQKVLMKKFNLPQKATEAKLLLTLFDKERYFLHYRNLQLYLQLGLRLTKVHRVLKFNQKPFLRSYVDFNHELRKRATNAFEKQQSKLMINSVYGRTCMQVRKFVNCRLTVTDEQVLKLLRKPNLKQFRPLSSHVILFQFSQSVLRMKQPLYLGFTILELSKLKMFDFYHNHLLRVAPDTRLLYMDTDSYIVMLSDDKVLHELADEHLDNSGYDPDHPLYSTKNRMVLGKFKNELPRDHILGFCCLKPKLYALDLCSKKQYNRAKGVKQCEAQKLHFSMYTNALEQGTMHKVKQNLIVHKDNVNKSVSVTKIALNPLDTKRFICDDGIDTLPFGYG is encoded by the coding sequence ATGGTGACGTGTCACTTATGCTCCCAGCACGAACGGCAGTATTATGCAACACCATTAGGTCTTCAGATTCACTTGGCAAATGTTCACAATCTTCAAGCCCCCTGCATTCCTTTTTGTGAGACTTTGTGCACACTGCGAAACTATACTAATCGGTTCGAGCTACATTTACACGACAGGGACGTTAGCGGACATGATGTTACAACCTTTTTTCACGAGTACAGACAGTACATTGCTGATGTCTTACGACACTTTGGTTTCCCACTGCGCTATTTTGTATTGCTTAAAGTGGAACTTGGTCGTCACACGCCAGACGATGAGTTACAGCTCGAAATTAGTTTCGTGCCTTCCAAAGTAGTGACAGTATGGTCAGAGGCAGATGTAGAACCTTCTATCACTCAAGTGACTGCTGAAAtagcacaaaatttggaaaacctcgaagtagaaggttcaggtttttttctctttcgcattcatgCCTGTATCATGAACATTGGACGTTTGATGCCTCAACTGATTGGATGTACCCAGTTTGAGTTACCGCAAGAATTGAAGCATAAGTTTCGTTCTCTGTTGTGTGTGGACTTTGGTTTGCATGAAGATgagcagaacatgtgttttgccttCTCTGTAATAGCTGCACTGCATCCTGCTACTGGTTATCGCAGGCGTAGGGCATCTTCGTACAGACCATATATTTCTGAGTATGTTTTTCCGAAAACATTCCcggtagctttcccaaaagaggttgaagcattcgaaaaaaataatggtatcagtatcaatgtgtacgcctacgaaagggaagacaaatctctgtaccccatcaaggttgtcgatgacgagcgtgagaaacatgtggatctgttgctaatcgactctcattttctgcttatcacaaattttaatggattatttcaacctagcggacggtttcattgcaagaggtgtatgatgggcttctcatcagacagaatcctcagtgatcatttaaagatgtgtttgcatcagaaggttgctaagacaatttaccctaagaagggagagacggtagcatttgccggggaacatctcatgtcggaagtccctttctactgtgtatatgattttgaaagtgttttgtcaccttgtttggaggaaacaaacgtgtatgaggatcactgtccttcctcattttgccttttggttatacgtgcatccgactcacacgtgttgcaaaagcatcttttccgtggtcctaattgtgtcacagtatttatggagctgctgcggaaattgcatgacgaaattttaggatggatacatgcttttgcacctctagaaatgactgaagagaatgagcgtcaacatacagcagccactcattgtaatatctgcaaagaatcctttgctaaaagacaaaaagttcgagaccatgaccatgtaagcggAGAATTTCGACAAACACTATGTCAGACATGTAACCTGAAACTGAGAGTGCCACccaagattccaatcattgcacataatgctaactatgacatgagttttctcctgtctcatttacatctgcttaagaagtcagacatcaacgtgattgccaccagctgtcaaaaatttaaagcaattgacatcggctcttatcgattcttggacagtttgagttttctgaacgcaagccttgaaacactggtgaaaaatctacgtgataaaggtgaatccaactttcaatgccttcgccagttttttccaaatgaggaacactttcagctggttgttcgtaagggggtcttctgttataactttgtcaccagttttgaagcctatgatgagccttcgctaccacctcgagataagttctttaacattttgaatggaaccgaagtaagtgaacaagactacaaccacgcgcagaatgtgtatgaaaaatttcggctcaagagtcttggagagtattcggacttataccttctgacagacacactgcttttagcagatgtgtttcagaactttcgaaagtggacactcgatgtgcacaagattgaaccgtttcattttgtatcccttccaggattaagcatgtcttgtgCACTAAAAATGAGTCAGGTAGAACTAGAACTAATTAACGACCCCAACGCGTACCTGCTCATCGAGAATGGCTTACGAGGAGGTGTCACACAGTGCTCCCTGAGAAAAGCAACTGCGAATGTGCCAGGAACAGAACAGTTTgatcccgaaaaagaaaaaaaaataattaactaCATTGATGTAAATGGCCTGTATGGAGCAGTCATGAGAGAACCATTGCCTTACGGAGGATTTGAGTGGCTCACTGAGGAGGAAATTGTTAACTTGGATATAGCTCAGATACGAGATGATAGCCCTGTGGGTTACTTTCTTGAGGTAGACCTAGTGTATGACCGAGCAACTCATGAACGCCACAGAGATCTTCCCGTTGCCCCTGAAAAAATGTCCGTTCGTTATGAGCTATTGTCAGACTATCAGAAGGTGCTCATGAAGAAGTTCAATCTTCCACAGAAAGCTACCGAAGCAAAACTGTTGCTAACATTATTTGATAAAGAGAGGTACTTTCTCCACTATCGCAATTTGCAACTGTATCTGCAATTGGGGTTGCGTCTCActaaagttcacagggttctcaagttcaatcaaaagccctttctgcgatcctatgtcgacttcaatcacgaACTTCGGAAGCGAGCTACAAACGCATTTGAGAAACAGCAATCAAAGCTAATGATTAATAGTGTATATGGCAGGACATGTATGCAAGTCAGGAAATTCGTAAATTGTCGCCTCACAGTAACAGATGAGCAAGTGTTGAAGCTTCTACGTAAACCAAACTTGAAACAGTTCCGCCCTCTGAGCTCTCACGTCATCTTGTTCCAATTTAGTCAGTCTGTTCTTCGCATGAAGCAACCGCTGTACCTGGGCTTCACAATATTGGAATTGTctaagctgaagatgtttgatttttatcaTAACCATCTTCTCCGTGTAGCCCCTGATACACGACTGCTATATATGGACACTGATTCTTACATTGTGATGCTGAGTGACGATAAAGTACTCCACGAACTAGCTGACGAGCATCTAGACAACTCTGGATATGACCCTGATCACCCACTCTATTCGACAAAAAACAGGATGGTACTAGGAAagtttaaaaatgagcttcctcgtgatcacattcttggcttctgttgtctgaagccaaagctgtacgccctcgatctgtgcagcaaaaagcagtacaatcgCGCTAAGGGTGTTAAACAATGTGAAGCACAAAAACTCCACTTCTCTATGTATACGAATGCTCTCGAGCAGGGCACAATGCATAAAGTTaaacagaacctcattgtgcacaaggacaatgtcaacaaaagtgtgtcagtgacaaaaatagccctcaatccactggatacgaaacgcttcatttgtgatgatggaattgacacgctaccttttggctatggttga
- the LOC135394428 gene encoding uncharacterized protein LOC135394428 isoform X2 — protein sequence MNIGRLMPQLIGCTQFELPQELKHKFRSLLCVDFGLHEDEQNMCFAFSVIAALHPATGYRRRRASSYRPYISEYVFPKTFPVAFPKEVEAFEKNNGISINVYAYEREDKSLYPIKVVDDEREKHVDLLLIDSHFLLITNFNGLFQPSGRFHCKRCMMGFSSDRILSDHLKMCLHQKVAKTIYPKKGETVAFAGEHLMSEVPFYCVYDFESVLSPCLEETNVYEDHCPSSFCLLVIRASDSHVLQKHLFRGPNCVTVFMELLRKLHDEILGWIHAFAPLEMTEENERQHTAATHCNICKESFAKRQKVRDHDHVSGEFRQTLCQTCNLKLRVPPKIPIIAHNANYDMSFLLSHLHLLKKSDINVIATSCQKFKAIDIGSYRFLDSLSFLNASLETLVKNLRDKGESNFQCLRQFFPNEEHFQLVVRKGVFCYNFVTSFEAYDEPSLPPRDKFFNILNGTEVSEQDYNHAQNVYEKFRLKSLGEYSDLYLLTDTLLLADVFQNFRKWTLDVHKIEPFHFVSLPGLSMSCALKMSQVELELINDPNAYLLIENGLRGGVTQCSLRKATANVPGTEQFDPEKEKKIINYIDVNGLYGAVMREPLPYGGFEWLTEEEIVNLDIAQIRDDSPVGYFLEVDLVYDRATHERHRDLPVAPEKMSVRYELLSDYQKVLMKKFNLPQKATEAKLLLTLFDKERYFLHYRNLQLYLQLGLRLTKVHRVLKFNQKPFLRSYVDFNHELRKRATNAFEKQQSKLMINSVYGRTCMQVRKFVNCRLTVTDEQVLKLLRKPNLKQFRPLSSHVILFQFSQSVLRMKQPLYLGFTILELSKLKMFDFYHNHLLRVAPDTRLLYMDTDSYIVMLSDDKVLHELADEHLDNSGYDPDHPLYSTKNRMVLGKFKNELPRDHILGFCCLKPKLYALDLCSKKQYNRAKGVKQCEAQKLHFSMYTNALEQGTMHKVKQNLIVHKDNVNKSVSVTKIALNPLDTKRFICDDGIDTLPFGYG from the coding sequence ATGAACATTGGACGTTTGATGCCTCAACTGATTGGATGTACCCAGTTTGAGTTACCGCAAGAATTGAAGCATAAGTTTCGTTCTCTGTTGTGTGTGGACTTTGGTTTGCATGAAGATgagcagaacatgtgttttgccttCTCTGTAATAGCTGCACTGCATCCTGCTACTGGTTATCGCAGGCGTAGGGCATCTTCGTACAGACCATATATTTCTGAGTATGTTTTTCCGAAAACATTCCcggtagctttcccaaaagaggttgaagcattcgaaaaaaataatggtatcagtatcaatgtgtacgcctacgaaagggaagacaaatctctgtaccccatcaaggttgtcgatgacgagcgtgagaaacatgtggatctgttgctaatcgactctcattttctgcttatcacaaattttaatggattatttcaacctagcggacggtttcattgcaagaggtgtatgatgggcttctcatcagacagaatcctcagtgatcatttaaagatgtgtttgcatcagaaggttgctaagacaatttaccctaagaagggagagacggtagcatttgccggggaacatctcatgtcggaagtccctttctactgtgtatatgattttgaaagtgttttgtcaccttgtttggaggaaacaaacgtgtatgaggatcactgtccttcctcattttgccttttggttatacgtgcatccgactcacacgtgttgcaaaagcatcttttccgtggtcctaattgtgtcacagtatttatggagctgctgcggaaattgcatgacgaaattttaggatggatacatgcttttgcacctctagaaatgactgaagagaatgagcgtcaacatacagcagccactcattgtaatatctgcaaagaatcctttgctaaaagacaaaaagttcgagaccatgaccatgtaagcggAGAATTTCGACAAACACTATGTCAGACATGTAACCTGAAACTGAGAGTGCCACccaagattccaatcattgcacataatgctaactatgacatgagttttctcctgtctcatttacatctgcttaagaagtcagacatcaacgtgattgccaccagctgtcaaaaatttaaagcaattgacatcggctcttatcgattcttggacagtttgagttttctgaacgcaagccttgaaacactggtgaaaaatctacgtgataaaggtgaatccaactttcaatgccttcgccagttttttccaaatgaggaacactttcagctggttgttcgtaagggggtcttctgttataactttgtcaccagttttgaagcctatgatgagccttcgctaccacctcgagataagttctttaacattttgaatggaaccgaagtaagtgaacaagactacaaccacgcgcagaatgtgtatgaaaaatttcggctcaagagtcttggagagtattcggacttataccttctgacagacacactgcttttagcagatgtgtttcagaactttcgaaagtggacactcgatgtgcacaagattgaaccgtttcattttgtatcccttccaggattaagcatgtcttgtgCACTAAAAATGAGTCAGGTAGAACTAGAACTAATTAACGACCCCAACGCGTACCTGCTCATCGAGAATGGCTTACGAGGAGGTGTCACACAGTGCTCCCTGAGAAAAGCAACTGCGAATGTGCCAGGAACAGAACAGTTTgatcccgaaaaagaaaaaaaaataattaactaCATTGATGTAAATGGCCTGTATGGAGCAGTCATGAGAGAACCATTGCCTTACGGAGGATTTGAGTGGCTCACTGAGGAGGAAATTGTTAACTTGGATATAGCTCAGATACGAGATGATAGCCCTGTGGGTTACTTTCTTGAGGTAGACCTAGTGTATGACCGAGCAACTCATGAACGCCACAGAGATCTTCCCGTTGCCCCTGAAAAAATGTCCGTTCGTTATGAGCTATTGTCAGACTATCAGAAGGTGCTCATGAAGAAGTTCAATCTTCCACAGAAAGCTACCGAAGCAAAACTGTTGCTAACATTATTTGATAAAGAGAGGTACTTTCTCCACTATCGCAATTTGCAACTGTATCTGCAATTGGGGTTGCGTCTCActaaagttcacagggttctcaagttcaatcaaaagccctttctgcgatcctatgtcgacttcaatcacgaACTTCGGAAGCGAGCTACAAACGCATTTGAGAAACAGCAATCAAAGCTAATGATTAATAGTGTATATGGCAGGACATGTATGCAAGTCAGGAAATTCGTAAATTGTCGCCTCACAGTAACAGATGAGCAAGTGTTGAAGCTTCTACGTAAACCAAACTTGAAACAGTTCCGCCCTCTGAGCTCTCACGTCATCTTGTTCCAATTTAGTCAGTCTGTTCTTCGCATGAAGCAACCGCTGTACCTGGGCTTCACAATATTGGAATTGTctaagctgaagatgtttgatttttatcaTAACCATCTTCTCCGTGTAGCCCCTGATACACGACTGCTATATATGGACACTGATTCTTACATTGTGATGCTGAGTGACGATAAAGTACTCCACGAACTAGCTGACGAGCATCTAGACAACTCTGGATATGACCCTGATCACCCACTCTATTCGACAAAAAACAGGATGGTACTAGGAAagtttaaaaatgagcttcctcgtgatcacattcttggcttctgttgtctgaagccaaagctgtacgccctcgatctgtgcagcaaaaagcagtacaatcgCGCTAAGGGTGTTAAACAATGTGAAGCACAAAAACTCCACTTCTCTATGTATACGAATGCTCTCGAGCAGGGCACAATGCATAAAGTTaaacagaacctcattgtgcacaaggacaatgtcaacaaaagtgtgtcagtgacaaaaatagccctcaatccactggatacgaaacgcttcatttgtgatgatggaattgacacgctaccttttggctatggttga